A window from Pseudomonas sp. MRSN 12121 encodes these proteins:
- a CDS encoding MBL fold metallo-hydrolase, with translation MNSAKPALIRETFPVGPLQCNCTIIGDPVTKKAIVVDPGGNPELIMARLDALGLKVVSIIHTHAHLDHFLASGQMKEKTGATLHLHKDDQFLWDNLEMQCGLFGVPYTPVPAPDRWLADDEELACGCGVALHTPGHTPGSMSFWFAEAKLLIAGDTLFKRGVGRTDLWGGDQATLVRSIQQRLYTLDEEAVVVAGHGPDTRLGDEMRENPFVRA, from the coding sequence ATGAACAGCGCAAAACCCGCCCTCATCCGCGAAACCTTCCCCGTCGGCCCCTTGCAGTGCAACTGCACGATCATCGGCGATCCCGTGACCAAAAAGGCCATAGTCGTCGATCCGGGGGGCAATCCCGAGCTGATCATGGCGCGGCTCGATGCCCTGGGGCTGAAGGTGGTCAGCATCATTCACACCCACGCCCACCTGGATCACTTCCTGGCCTCCGGGCAGATGAAGGAGAAAACCGGCGCGACCCTGCATCTGCACAAGGACGATCAATTCCTCTGGGACAACCTGGAGATGCAGTGCGGCCTGTTCGGCGTGCCGTACACGCCGGTGCCGGCGCCGGATCGCTGGCTGGCGGACGACGAAGAACTGGCCTGCGGCTGCGGCGTGGCCCTGCATACGCCGGGTCATACCCCGGGCTCCATGAGTTTCTGGTTCGCAGAAGCTAAGCTGTTGATTGCCGGTGACACCCTGTTCAAGCGCGGGGTAGGGCGCACGGACCTGTGGGGTGGCGACCAGGCCACCCTCGTGCGTTCGATCCAGCAGCGCCTGTACACCCTCGACGAGGAGGCGGTGGTAGTCGCCGGTCATGGTCCGGACACCCGCCTGGGCGATGAAATGCGTGAAAATCCCTTTGTCAGGGCCTGA
- a CDS encoding beta-ketoacyl-[acyl-carrier-protein] synthase family protein, producing MEKPASSAPRRVVVTGYGAICSLGQNVNAIWDAMMDYQVGYRQHRFDDPSIHARYFGFIDDFGREAMRPFSKKISKMLPLFAKYSLVATHEAIHMAFGDTPLDEIVSPFDRGVILGTGWGGLDTANCNNNEYREQGISTSFATVMSMCNAATAGITMNWNMRGIQNSPVAACATGTIAIGEAYEAIRSGRAQVMIAGGSESLKEQFNVWSVDVIQALTKEQENPRLACCPFSKGRSGFVLSEGAAVLCLEDYELARARGAKILGEITGYANYSDAYDMTAPAEDMQARVRVINDVCRQAGVEASQIDYVNLHGTSTPLNDVNETRSVKLALGDAAYGIPMSSTKSYTGHLIGAAGSMEAIFCLKAMARGTIPATIHMDEADPDCDLNYVPNEHLHGQTLENVLNLSFGFGGANAGIMLRKVV from the coding sequence ATGGAAAAGCCCGCTTCTTCAGCTCCGCGCCGGGTCGTTGTAACCGGTTATGGCGCCATTTGCTCGCTCGGCCAGAATGTCAACGCCATCTGGGACGCGATGATGGATTACCAGGTCGGCTACCGTCAGCACCGCTTCGACGATCCGAGCATCCATGCGCGTTACTTCGGCTTCATCGACGATTTCGGTCGTGAGGCGATGCGGCCGTTTTCGAAAAAGATCTCCAAGATGTTGCCGCTGTTCGCCAAGTACAGCCTGGTGGCCACCCATGAGGCGATCCACATGGCGTTTGGCGACACGCCGCTGGACGAGATCGTCTCGCCCTTCGATCGCGGGGTGATCCTGGGCACCGGCTGGGGTGGCCTGGACACCGCCAACTGCAACAACAACGAATATCGCGAGCAGGGCATTTCCACCTCGTTCGCCACCGTCATGTCGATGTGCAATGCCGCCACCGCCGGCATCACCATGAACTGGAACATGCGCGGTATCCAGAACAGCCCGGTGGCGGCCTGCGCCACCGGCACCATCGCCATCGGCGAGGCTTACGAAGCGATCCGCAGCGGCCGCGCCCAGGTGATGATCGCCGGCGGCAGCGAATCCCTGAAGGAGCAGTTCAACGTCTGGTCGGTGGATGTGATCCAGGCCCTGACCAAGGAACAGGAAAACCCACGCCTGGCCTGCTGCCCGTTCAGCAAGGGCCGCAGCGGCTTCGTGCTCTCCGAGGGCGCGGCGGTGCTGTGCCTGGAAGACTATGAGCTGGCCCGGGCGCGGGGCGCGAAGATCCTGGGCGAGATCACCGGCTACGCCAACTATTCGGACGCCTACGACATGACGGCCCCGGCCGAAGACATGCAGGCCCGGGTACGGGTGATCAATGACGTCTGCCGCCAGGCCGGCGTAGAGGCATCGCAGATCGACTACGTCAACCTGCACGGCACTTCGACGCCGCTCAACGATGTCAACGAAACCCGCTCGGTCAAGCTGGCCCTGGGGGACGCTGCCTACGGCATTCCGATGTCCAGCACCAAGTCCTATACCGGCCACCTGATCGGCGCCGCCGGGTCCATGGAGGCGATCTTCTGCCTCAAGGCCATGGCCCGCGGCACGATTCCGGCGACCATCCACATGGACGAGGCCGACCCTGACTGCGACCTCAATTACGTGCCCAACGAGCACCTGCATGGGCAGACCCTGGAGAACGTGCTGAACCTGAGCTTCGGCTTCGGTGGCGCCAACGCCGGCATCATGCTGCGCAAGGTGGTCTGA
- a CDS encoding alpha/beta hydrolase: MSKNEQSTGWLGIAISKLFIRVMFRQVQGWKREVPGRAAGFVETARDGSRLEGASLRTTAMHPRGVVLLCHPFLKYGMHYFFENKLDQAFLDQGYHVVAFNFKGFGRSTIGGHAFADDVLAIARRVTRDNPGLPIHLVGCSFGGYHLSHALARDATPFTSAVLDSVPISVRSYFTRGPLRLAMRWISGSRLAVPTGTCAIDRSLRGVRHLPIAYFYGRNDRFIPDASVAGLSLDCEALHVVGFDDCRHLENHKKHRDRYFEEIFDFFARAEARKNAVPA; this comes from the coding sequence ATGAGCAAGAACGAGCAATCCACCGGTTGGCTGGGGATCGCCATTTCCAAGCTGTTCATCCGGGTGATGTTCCGCCAGGTGCAGGGCTGGAAGCGCGAGGTGCCCGGCCGCGCGGCGGGCTTTGTCGAGACGGCGCGCGATGGCAGCCGGCTGGAGGGCGCTTCCCTGCGTACCACGGCCATGCACCCTCGCGGCGTGGTGCTGTTGTGTCATCCGTTCCTCAAGTACGGCATGCACTACTTTTTCGAGAACAAGCTGGACCAGGCCTTTCTCGACCAGGGTTATCACGTGGTCGCCTTCAACTTCAAAGGCTTCGGCCGCAGCACCATCGGCGGCCATGCGTTCGCCGACGATGTACTGGCGATTGCCCGGCGCGTGACCCGGGACAACCCCGGCCTGCCCATCCACCTGGTGGGCTGTTCGTTCGGTGGCTATCACCTGTCCCACGCCCTGGCGCGGGATGCCACGCCCTTTACCTCGGCGGTGCTGGACAGCGTGCCGATTTCGGTGCGCAGCTACTTCACGCGCGGGCCGCTGCGGCTGGCCATGCGCTGGATCAGCGGCAGTCGGCTGGCGGTCCCCACGGGCACCTGCGCCATCGATCGTTCGCTGCGCGGCGTGCGTCATTTGCCGATCGCCTATTTCTACGGGCGCAACGACCGCTTCATCCCGGATGCCAGCGTCGCGGGGCTCAGCCTGGATTGCGAAGCGTTGCATGTGGTCGGTTTCGACGATTGCCGCCACCTGGAAAACCACAAGAAACACCGGGACCGCTATTTCGAGGAAATCTTCGATTTCTTCGCCCGCGCGGAAGCCCGGAAAAACGCCGTGCCGGCCTAA
- a CDS encoding SDR family NAD(P)-dependent oxidoreductase: MDVQQSSNGKWVLVSGGSRGIGRALVLALAREGYQVAFTYQSSADAAEQLEREVAASGGLAQGHACDGRDPASVEAVCGQLVQTLGEPYGLINNMGVTGDQLLFKFDIERYRDVVATNLDSAVYFSKCLAPAMAGERRGKILHMSSVSGLKGNKGQLGYSATKAAMIGITKTMALELARFKITVNAIAPGFIATEMVEQIAAPVRKSITDTIPLKRFGEVREVAALASFLLSPQADYITGQTFVIDGGLTA; encoded by the coding sequence ATGGATGTTCAGCAGTCTTCAAACGGTAAATGGGTGCTGGTCAGCGGCGGCAGTCGCGGCATCGGGCGCGCGCTGGTGCTGGCCCTGGCCCGGGAGGGCTATCAGGTCGCGTTCACCTATCAGTCCTCGGCCGACGCGGCCGAGCAACTGGAGCGCGAAGTGGCCGCCAGCGGCGGCCTAGCCCAGGGGCATGCCTGCGACGGGCGCGATCCGGCGTCGGTCGAGGCGGTGTGCGGGCAATTGGTGCAGACCCTGGGCGAGCCCTACGGCTTGATCAACAACATGGGCGTGACCGGCGACCAGCTGTTGTTCAAGTTCGACATCGAGCGTTACCGCGACGTGGTCGCGACCAACCTCGATTCGGCGGTGTATTTCAGCAAGTGCCTGGCCCCGGCGATGGCCGGCGAGCGGCGCGGCAAGATCTTGCACATGTCCTCGGTCAGCGGGCTCAAGGGCAACAAGGGGCAGCTGGGTTACTCGGCGACCAAGGCGGCGATGATCGGCATCACCAAGACCATGGCCCTGGAACTGGCGCGCTTCAAGATCACCGTCAATGCCATCGCCCCGGGTTTCATTGCCACCGAGATGGTCGAGCAGATCGCCGCGCCGGTGCGCAAGTCGATCACTGACACCATTCCCCTCAAGCGCTTCGGCGAAGTGCGGGAGGTGGCGGCCCTGGCCAGCTTCCTGCTGTCGCCCCAGGCCGACTACATCACCGGCCAGACCTTCGTCATCGATGGCGGCCTGACGGCCTGA
- a CDS encoding NAD(P)/FAD-dependent oxidoreductase, translated as MQSFDRFKTLESDTFDVIVVGAGIGGLTAAATLANRGKQVLVLDMHYEMGGCATVFHRKGKDYEFDVGLHYIGDCGKHGLIPRILRGAGIDDGEIKFIEQDPEGFETLCFPDFQFAVPRGYERFREKLLEAFPEERAGIDRYFKMLQQVWDFMGIHSRPLTALWVLPRSWMLMRHANSTVAQFLDTCTQNQRLRAILTGQLGVYHQPPSRATMAGHAAVVNHFLQGSYYPSGGGQLFSDKLGAVVERKGGKILLRSKVERILIENGRAVGVEFSNKHLGKRVVKADAVICNADIKQALLGLIGRQHLKPETVRRAERFEMSPAMGVVYLGIDMDLKAMGLKNTNYRIYPGCDYEKAYRDVFAGVFPEEPHLFIGNATMKDPDNPAIAPPGIYNLQLMSAVPSTPQSWGVTQAELDDGSYRNNPAYLAKKDWYARQLIALAERVIPGMSEHIVYQEVSTPFSVTRFIGSEGGTSYGLAFTPEYFLNKRPGAKTEIRNLYLCGASTRTGHGIFGAMTGGVEAAAAVSGRHVRYQVMDIGTRAEAATR; from the coding sequence ATGCAAAGCTTCGACCGATTCAAGACCCTCGAGAGCGACACCTTCGACGTGATAGTGGTGGGCGCCGGCATCGGCGGCCTGACAGCCGCCGCGACCCTGGCCAACCGTGGCAAGCAGGTGCTGGTGCTGGACATGCACTATGAAATGGGCGGCTGCGCCACGGTGTTTCACCGCAAGGGCAAGGACTATGAGTTCGACGTCGGCCTGCACTACATCGGCGATTGCGGCAAGCACGGCCTGATTCCGCGGATTCTGCGGGGCGCCGGCATCGACGACGGTGAAATCAAGTTCATCGAGCAGGACCCGGAAGGTTTCGAGACCCTGTGCTTTCCCGATTTCCAGTTCGCGGTGCCGCGTGGCTACGAACGTTTTCGCGAAAAGCTGCTGGAGGCCTTTCCCGAGGAACGGGCGGGCATCGACCGCTACTTCAAGATGCTGCAGCAGGTCTGGGATTTCATGGGCATCCACTCGCGCCCGCTGACGGCGCTGTGGGTGCTGCCGCGCTCGTGGATGCTGATGCGCCATGCCAATTCGACGGTGGCGCAGTTCCTCGACACCTGCACGCAGAACCAGCGCCTGCGGGCCATCCTCACGGGCCAGCTGGGGGTCTATCACCAGCCGCCGAGCCGCGCGACCATGGCCGGGCACGCGGCGGTGGTCAACCACTTCCTGCAGGGTTCCTACTACCCCTCGGGCGGTGGCCAGCTGTTCTCCGACAAGCTGGGCGCGGTGGTCGAGCGCAAGGGCGGCAAGATCCTCCTGCGCTCCAAGGTCGAACGCATCCTGATCGAGAACGGTCGCGCCGTGGGGGTCGAGTTCAGCAACAAGCACCTGGGCAAACGCGTGGTCAAGGCCGACGCGGTGATCTGCAACGCCGATATCAAGCAGGCCCTGCTGGGGCTGATCGGTCGCCAGCACCTCAAGCCCGAGACGGTGCGCCGCGCCGAGCGGTTCGAGATGTCCCCGGCCATGGGTGTGGTGTATCTGGGCATCGACATGGACCTCAAGGCCATGGGCCTGAAGAACACCAACTATCGCATCTACCCGGGCTGCGACTACGAGAAGGCCTATCGCGACGTGTTCGCCGGCGTGTTTCCCGAGGAGCCCCATCTGTTCATCGGCAACGCCACCATGAAGGATCCGGACAACCCGGCCATCGCGCCGCCGGGCATCTATAACCTGCAACTGATGTCGGCCGTGCCCTCGACGCCGCAGAGCTGGGGGGTGACCCAGGCCGAGCTGGACGATGGCAGCTATCGGAACAACCCGGCCTACCTGGCGAAAAAAGACTGGTATGCACGCCAGTTGATCGCCCTGGCGGAACGGGTGATCCCGGGGATGTCGGAACACATCGTCTACCAGGAAGTCTCGACGCCGTTCTCGGTGACGCGGTTCATCGGCTCCGAGGGCGGGACTTCCTACGGCCTGGCCTTTACCCCGGAGTACTTCCTGAACAAACGGCCGGGAGCCAAGACGGAAATCCGCAACCTGTACCTGTGCGGCGCGTCCACCCGGACCGGGCACGGCATCTTTGGCGCCATGACCGGCGGCGTGGAAGCGGCCGCGGCGGTCAGTGGCCGCCATGTGCGCTACCAGGTGATGGACATCGGCACCCGCGCCGAAGCGGCCACTCGCTGA
- a CDS encoding NAD(P)/FAD-dependent oxidoreductase yields MSQPSWDAIFVGAGITSLACAAMLVKRNPGVRLLVIDKHIVVGGYASTFSRPKQDAVFDCSLHKLSGMAEGGNLIRILRDLELTQALELVYPRDYFCAYQDGNTLPLANDADEAQRQLAERFPHQAEAIATFFEHVRTYGRNGYYQFQMLDGSFEPDMAQLRFAHRHLKHKTVRQALHELFDDPYLIEILAAPGIYVGGYSEDLGYLYYLHVVYATLNRGNAYVAGSSQLLSNLLAQRIEQAGGQVLLSTRVDGVLTDGQGNATGVRTNRGVFHSSRVYINASPHYAVQQLFAADVELAATREKLTALKPARSTTTVYLVTDLPPEQLGLEHSESMLFARDPAAGAELRMAAEASGYEAALSERAFWEMSPIEVTNYHALDPTAGLVVCINVLDSIAHWPKRRTAEYRAKKQRAGEVLVERLLSQVPQLRGHVLHTEVATPHTYVRFTNNTDGSGYGAMVGTDLKGHVFHHGFPVQGVQFLSAWVAGPSYEAAFGYAEMKARQWRRA; encoded by the coding sequence ATGAGCCAGCCGTCCTGGGACGCCATCTTCGTCGGTGCCGGGATCACCAGCCTGGCCTGCGCGGCGATGCTGGTGAAGCGCAACCCCGGCGTGCGCCTGCTGGTGATCGACAAGCATATTGTCGTCGGCGGCTACGCCTCGACCTTCAGCCGGCCGAAGCAGGACGCGGTGTTCGACTGCAGCCTGCACAAGCTCAGCGGCATGGCCGAGGGCGGTAACCTGATCCGCATCCTGCGCGACCTGGAGCTGACGCAGGCACTGGAGCTGGTCTATCCCCGGGACTACTTCTGCGCCTACCAGGACGGCAACACCTTGCCATTGGCCAACGATGCGGACGAGGCGCAGCGCCAGCTGGCCGAGCGCTTCCCGCATCAGGCCGAGGCCATCGCGACTTTTTTCGAGCATGTGCGCACCTACGGGCGCAATGGCTATTACCAGTTCCAGATGCTCGACGGCAGCTTCGAACCGGACATGGCCCAGTTGCGCTTCGCCCATCGCCACCTGAAGCACAAGACCGTGCGCCAGGCGCTGCACGAGCTGTTCGACGATCCCTACCTGATCGAGATCCTGGCGGCGCCGGGCATCTATGTCGGGGGCTACTCGGAGGACCTGGGCTACCTGTATTACCTGCATGTGGTGTACGCCACGCTGAACCGTGGCAACGCCTATGTCGCGGGCTCCTCGCAGCTCCTGTCGAACCTGCTGGCGCAGCGTATCGAGCAGGCCGGCGGGCAGGTGCTGCTGAGCACCCGGGTCGATGGCGTGCTCACCGACGGCCAGGGCAACGCCACGGGCGTGCGTACCAACCGTGGCGTGTTCCATTCGTCGCGGGTGTACATCAACGCTTCGCCGCACTACGCGGTGCAGCAGCTGTTCGCGGCGGATGTGGAGCTGGCGGCCACCCGCGAGAAGCTCACCGCGCTGAAGCCGGCCCGCTCGACCACCACTGTGTACCTGGTGACTGACCTGCCGCCGGAGCAACTGGGCCTGGAGCACAGCGAGTCGATGCTGTTCGCCCGCGACCCGGCGGCCGGCGCCGAGCTGCGCATGGCGGCCGAGGCCAGTGGTTATGAGGCGGCCCTCAGCGAGCGGGCCTTCTGGGAAATGTCGCCGATCGAAGTCACCAACTATCACGCCCTGGACCCGACGGCGGGCCTGGTGGTGTGCATCAACGTGCTCGACTCGATCGCCCACTGGCCCAAGCGCCGCACCGCGGAGTACCGGGCCAAGAAGCAGCGGGCTGGCGAGGTCCTGGTGGAGCGCCTGCTGAGCCAGGTGCCGCAGTTGCGCGGGCATGTGCTGCATACCGAAGTTGCCACGCCCCACACCTATGTGCGCTTTACCAACAACACCGACGGCTCGGGGTATGGCGCGATGGTGGGGACCGACCTCAAGGGGCATGTGTTCCATCACGGGTTCCCGGTACAGGGCGTGCAGTTTCTCAGCGCCTGGGTGGCGGGGCCCAGCTACGAAGCCGCATTCGGCTATGCGGAGATGAAAGCCAGGCAATGGAGGCGGGCATGA
- a CDS encoding NAD(P)/FAD-dependent oxidoreductase, producing the protein MSQEYDTVFVGAGLGALASASLMAQRGQKVLVVEKHNVAGGYASNFRRKDFNFDVSLHSFDGVVRGAESFKVIEACGVADKVEFLHHPTLYRYRSADIDLTVGHRDLEGYKRELFRFFPDEVDNINRLFAESQRNYKDLCGFLYSRKPFWMRLVATPMAYPRVLKYGHETVDHYFSRFTANERLKEVLSAQWSYYGLPAKDLAFGYFSYPFIDYLENGGYSIKGGSQALSNALVEVIEQHGGRVELESSVNQILVERGRVGGVVTRKSGKVKTRNVVANISPHAVMALAGEQHFSDKYRARLRRLKLSVSGFQVYLGLDCSLSELGVGPEEYIHFFAPRKTQREQFEHIQAGELHGDNTSWSINYFSNVDASMVPPGKSSLGLFTLTGPSEWHSLGKLDYRRKKHELTELLIGNAERVIPGLRRHIEVCEAGSPRTMTKFTHNPEGAIYGFEQSTRQSGLFNRFPQKYPVKGLYQVGAWTFPGAGFIGTMLSARLLVDRYF; encoded by the coding sequence ATGAGTCAAGAATACGATACCGTTTTCGTCGGCGCGGGCCTTGGCGCGCTCGCGAGCGCCAGCCTCATGGCGCAGCGGGGCCAGAAGGTCCTGGTGGTGGAAAAGCACAATGTCGCCGGTGGCTATGCCAGCAACTTCCGCCGCAAGGACTTCAATTTCGATGTGTCGCTGCATTCGTTCGACGGGGTGGTGCGCGGCGCCGAGTCGTTCAAGGTGATCGAGGCCTGCGGCGTGGCCGACAAGGTCGAGTTCCTGCATCACCCGACGCTGTACCGCTATCGCTCGGCGGACATCGACCTCACGGTCGGCCACCGCGACCTGGAAGGCTACAAGCGCGAGCTGTTTCGCTTCTTTCCCGACGAGGTCGACAACATCAACCGGCTGTTCGCCGAGTCGCAGCGCAACTACAAGGACCTGTGCGGTTTCCTGTATTCGCGCAAGCCGTTCTGGATGCGGCTGGTGGCCACGCCCATGGCGTATCCGCGGGTGCTCAAGTATGGCCACGAAACGGTGGACCACTACTTCTCGCGCTTCACTGCCAACGAGCGGCTCAAGGAAGTGCTGTCGGCGCAATGGAGCTACTACGGCCTGCCGGCCAAGGACCTGGCGTTCGGCTATTTCTCCTACCCCTTCATCGACTACCTGGAGAACGGCGGCTACTCGATCAAGGGCGGCTCGCAGGCCTTGTCCAACGCGCTGGTCGAGGTCATCGAGCAGCATGGCGGCCGGGTCGAGCTGGAGTCGTCGGTCAACCAGATCCTGGTCGAGCGCGGCCGGGTCGGCGGGGTGGTGACGCGCAAGTCGGGCAAGGTCAAGACCCGCAATGTCGTGGCCAATATCTCGCCCCATGCGGTCATGGCCCTGGCGGGCGAGCAGCACTTCAGCGACAAGTACCGCGCGCGGTTGCGCCGGCTCAAGCTGTCGGTGTCGGGGTTCCAGGTCTACCTGGGGCTCGACTGTTCGTTGAGCGAACTGGGCGTGGGCCCCGAGGAGTACATCCACTTCTTCGCCCCGCGCAAGACCCAGCGCGAGCAGTTCGAGCATATCCAGGCCGGCGAGCTGCACGGTGACAACACCAGCTGGTCGATCAACTACTTCTCCAACGTCGACGCCTCGATGGTCCCGCCCGGCAAGTCCAGCCTGGGCCTGTTCACCCTGACCGGGCCCAGCGAATGGCATTCCCTGGGCAAGCTCGACTACCGGCGCAAGAAGCATGAGCTGACCGAGCTGCTGATCGGCAACGCCGAGCGGGTGATTCCCGGTCTGCGCCGGCACATCGAGGTCTGCGAGGCAGGCTCGCCGCGCACCATGACCAAGTTCACCCATAACCCGGAAGGCGCGATCTACGGCTTCGAGCAGAGCACGCGACAGTCCGGCCTGTTCAACCGCTTCCCGCAGAAATACCCGGTCAAGGGTCTGTACCAGGTCGGCGCCTGGACATTCCCCGGCGCAGGCTTCATCGGAACGATGCTGTCGGCGCGCTTGTTGGTCGACCGCTATTTCTGA
- a CDS encoding acyl carrier protein — MTTVEHVFAVVRELILELKDVDEDAVTLDTNIESMEFDSLDFVEMQVVVQKKIGVALDPDSFVSRKIATLRQLCEFVVELKESAAVPA; from the coding sequence ATGACCACCGTAGAGCATGTATTCGCCGTAGTTCGCGAGCTGATCCTGGAACTCAAGGATGTCGACGAAGACGCCGTGACCCTCGATACCAACATCGAGTCGATGGAGTTCGACAGCCTGGATTTCGTCGAGATGCAGGTCGTGGTGCAGAAGAAGATCGGCGTGGCGCTGGACCCCGATTCATTCGTCAGCCGCAAGATCGCCACGCTGCGCCAGTTGTGCGAGTTCGTGGTCGAGCTCAAGGAATCGGCCGCCGTACCTGCCTGA
- a CDS encoding diiron oxygenase: protein MSALINSVLAISEARESKVRKLSEVSHHKTMDHATVLPWDQEVDRSQYPKNPDHLWISGTRFCEGLSEAQKLELAWLETGRDISMFIWLEQTIPPLYMGYVTQFHDRISQDLQEYLMIFSKEEIVHTLTFKRFMAKAGLQIWNPPVGLYELLTETLPKMEPAVGVLFTLLIEWVAEMGAMHTSQGAGIEPMTRTLFREHHHDEARHIAFGRWISESFFETASPESIAQVKAMSRRIIPALIDMFTYNPEIARHTSFEFPIAMDDKAKIEEVWRSEHNARLNDQRFTEIYAWVDKLGLRQ from the coding sequence ATGTCCGCGCTGATCAATAGTGTGCTCGCCATTTCAGAAGCAAGAGAATCCAAGGTCCGCAAGCTGAGCGAAGTCTCGCACCACAAGACCATGGACCACGCGACCGTACTGCCCTGGGACCAGGAAGTCGATCGCAGCCAGTACCCGAAGAACCCCGACCATCTGTGGATCAGCGGCACGCGTTTCTGCGAAGGCCTGAGCGAGGCGCAGAAGCTGGAGCTGGCCTGGCTGGAGACCGGTCGCGACATCTCCATGTTCATCTGGCTGGAGCAGACCATCCCGCCGCTGTACATGGGCTATGTCACCCAGTTCCATGACCGCATCTCCCAGGACCTGCAGGAGTACCTGATGATCTTCTCCAAGGAGGAGATCGTGCATACCCTGACGTTCAAGCGCTTCATGGCCAAGGCCGGCCTGCAGATATGGAATCCGCCGGTGGGGCTCTACGAGCTGCTCACCGAGACGCTGCCGAAGATGGAACCGGCGGTGGGCGTGCTGTTCACCCTGCTGATCGAGTGGGTCGCGGAAATGGGTGCGATGCACACCTCCCAGGGCGCCGGCATCGAGCCCATGACCCGCACCCTGTTCCGCGAGCATCACCATGACGAGGCCCGGCACATCGCCTTTGGCCGCTGGATCAGCGAGTCGTTCTTCGAAACGGCCAGCCCGGAATCCATCGCCCAGGTGAAGGCCATGAGCCGCCGGATCATTCCGGCGTTGATCGACATGTTCACCTACAACCCGGAAATCGCCCGGCACACCTCGTTCGAGTTCCCGATCGCGATGGACGACAAGGCGAAGATCGAGGAGGTCTGGCGCTCGGAACACAACGCCCGGCTCAATGACCAGCGCTTCACCGAGATCTACGCCTGGGTCGACAAGCTGGGGCTGCGGCAATGA
- a CDS encoding MaoC/PaaZ C-terminal domain-containing protein, which translates to MQLQFGAEQIEAWAGLSGDRNPIHFDLEAARRMDAADVVVHGMLALLPVKHRMGRVAQALAQDWMQFKALLKAPVLRDSTVALSTRERSDSTGFKLHSSDGGSEHVIGHVRAVEAPVWSSTTPGFLLAREEVMAWLARFRDDLGRGFDDWVALDALVFSHFIRTQLGVIFDCLSPQFSQRPRPGRLEDLADHLVVQTSHQITFCTSLRSLGELQADIRCEIDNIHLIESPGKAVGTLDLGVHVSDRHVMTITLGLMIKALPTSQGVMQ; encoded by the coding sequence ATGCAGCTGCAATTCGGAGCCGAGCAGATCGAGGCCTGGGCCGGCCTCTCCGGCGATCGCAACCCGATTCATTTCGACCTCGAGGCGGCCCGCCGCATGGACGCCGCCGATGTGGTGGTGCACGGCATGCTGGCGCTGCTGCCGGTCAAGCACCGCATGGGCCGGGTGGCACAGGCGCTGGCCCAGGACTGGATGCAGTTCAAGGCGCTGCTCAAGGCGCCGGTGCTGCGCGACAGCACGGTCGCCCTGTCGACCCGCGAGCGCAGCGACAGCACCGGGTTCAAGCTGCATTCCAGCGACGGCGGCAGTGAACACGTCATCGGCCATGTACGCGCCGTCGAGGCTCCGGTCTGGTCTTCCACGACCCCGGGCTTCCTGCTGGCGCGCGAGGAGGTGATGGCCTGGCTCGCCCGCTTTCGCGACGACCTGGGGCGGGGCTTCGATGACTGGGTCGCGCTCGATGCGCTGGTCTTTTCCCACTTCATTCGCACCCAGCTGGGCGTGATCTTCGATTGCCTGTCGCCGCAATTCAGCCAGCGGCCGCGGCCAGGGCGGCTCGAGGACCTGGCCGACCATCTGGTGGTGCAGACCAGCCACCAGATCACCTTCTGCACGTCGCTGCGTTCCCTGGGCGAACTGCAGGCCGATATTCGCTGCGAGATCGACAACATCCACCTGATCGAAAGCCCGGGCAAGGCCGTGGGCACCCTCGATCTGGGGGTGCACGTCAGCGATCGCCACGTAATGACCATCACCCTGGGGCTGATGATAAAGGCCCTCCCAACCTCCCAAGGAGTTATGCAATGA
- the fdxA gene encoding ferredoxin FdxA — protein sequence MTYVVTDNCIQCRHTSCVDICPADAFHLGPNFIAINPQECVDCGLCLPECPEEAIQPENQLDDSNRHFIQLNAELVQHWPVILQRIPPLEHHEQWSRKPNKLPHLIREADAVDPTRDHHLAHA from the coding sequence ATGACCTACGTAGTGACTGACAACTGCATTCAGTGCCGCCACACCAGCTGCGTCGATATCTGCCCCGCGGATGCCTTCCACCTGGGCCCCAACTTCATCGCGATCAACCCCCAGGAGTGCGTCGACTGCGGCCTGTGCCTGCCGGAGTGCCCGGAGGAGGCGATCCAGCCGGAGAACCAGCTCGATGACAGCAACCGCCATTTCATCCAGCTCAACGCCGAGCTGGTCCAGCACTGGCCGGTGATCCTGCAGCGGATTCCGCCCCTGGAACACCATGAACAGTGGAGCCGCAAGCCGAACAAGCTGCCGCACCTGATTCGCGAGGCCGACGCGGTCGACCCGACACGCGACCACCACCTGGCCCATGCCTGA